GTTCCTGGGGATGTTCTACAGGACGCTATGTTACCCTGATCCCTCTGTTCTGTAGTTCCTGGGGATGTTCTACAGGACGCTATGTGACCCTGATCCCTCTATTCTGTAGTTCCTGGGGATGTTCTACAGGACACTATGTGACCCTGATCCCTCTGTTCTGTAGTTCCTGGGGATGTTCTACAGGACGCTATGTTACCCTGATCCCTCTGTTCTGTAGTTCCTGGGGATGTTCTACAGGACGCTATGTTACCCTGATCCCTCTGTTCTGTAGTTCCTGGGGATGTTCTACAGGACGCTATATGACCCTGATccctctattctgttctgtagCTACTGAGGATGTTCTTCAGGCAGCAGGAGGAGCTGAGAAAGCTGAAGGAGGAGCTGAACACCAAGGACGTTAAAATACGCCAGCTGGAGCTGGAACTCAACAACCTGAGGAACGTCAGCCCCGTTGGAAACAATGTCTGACCTCTGATCTCTAGCTTATggcaccaccatcaccaccatgccACGTCCAGCGTCCTCCCTCCCTTTCATCGTGTATCATTTGTACTTCCTGTTGCAATTGATAATGTAATAGCCACCAGATAATGTAAATACTGATTATAACGTTTGTGTAACAATTTTTGTTATCGATAATGTCATCATATTGACATCACTGTTAAATCCCTCAATTGATAATATAATAACCAACTGGTAATGTATTTTATTGTTATaagatttttttaaattctgTTGATAGATGTATCCTGATATCCGGTTTGGTTTCATTATGATTAGTTATTACATCATCACTCGCAAGACACCCCTCCCCCTATTGCAGAGCACCATCAGTGTTTCCCAGGGGTCCTCCCACCCCACCTGCCATGTCATGCCATGCCCCGCTGAGTCCACCTGGCAAAGCCTTTGTCATCACCCAGAAATGCCACCCCCAAATCCTCCAACCTCCACCCTACCATCGCCAGAGACTAACCTGGGGAAAGAGATTGacttccccctcctccaccaATCCTCCCCCATGGTCTACCCACTGCAAACCAACTCACAGCAAAGCTGCAACATCTCAACCTCCACCCTACCATCGCCAGAGACTAACCTGGGGAAAGAGATTGACTTCCCCCTTCTCCACCAATCCTCCCCCATGGTCTACCCACTGCAAACCAACTCACAGCAAAGCTGCAACATCTCAACCTCCCAGTGGAAGAGTCTTCTACTAGTTCCAACTACTGTGGATGATGCGTTTTACAGGGACATGAATGAAGATTAGTTTTACAGGGACATGAATGAAGATTAGTTTTACAGGGACATGAATGAGGATGATGAGTTTTACAGGGACATGAATGAGGTGTATTTCAAGACAGTTTTTTTCTTCATCTCCTAAGAATGTGTTGTCTGTAAAAAGCTGCAGCTCTGGCACAGCCTGGCATACAGCAACCCAGATGTAGTCTTAATGGGCAGTTTGTCTGTCGCCTCAGTCATTATCTTTTGGAGAAGTTTAGTTGGAAAATGTATTATTGTTACTATTTATTTGTTATATTTGATGTTTCTAGCTAACTCTATATGCAGAAACATTCATCTCATGTCTTTGGGAGAAATCGTGGTCATGAAAATGATGGCTGACACACTTGTGGTTGAATTATGTTTTCACCCAAATGGTGGCAATTTGTCTGAGACCGTATACTCAAACACATCCTGTATTCTCTTGATTGAATCGACACCATACTAAAATCTGGTCAATTGGAATATTAGTCAACATGAAATTAGGTTTTGTACATAACAGTACATCAAACCTGAAATATTAATACAATATTTGTCTTTATACCTTTCAGCTATGAATATTCTGTTTCAGAAAGTGCCCAACATTGTTCATCTGTGGTGTTCCACGTGATCCATTCCTCTCAAGTTAAGACTCTCTGATATCTCCTGTAGTTCAGGTTACCTATACTATACCTCTAGAGAGGAATCATTATATGTACCATTGTCATAATATTGTCATAATCGGTAACATACTCTGCAGGGGTTGACTGACTAAATGAATGAAACAGCGATATTACTTACACAAGGTAATTATTTACATCTTTACCCCTAACATATACCTTGTaaagaccccccccccctgtcCCATCAAATGTTATACTGTAATCCTTATCCAATGAGGACACCTAGGAAACAAACGTAGGTAGAGTAGCGTGGTTGCCAGGTGTTTCATTTTGCTTTAGCAAACTCCCCAGGCATTCATTGTCATGCCATATGGACATGGGAGAAGTTGCCTTAAGCTCTTACAGGTGTGGGTGGTTAGCACCAGGCTATAGGCACAGCACCCGGCGGGCATCTAGACTGGCAACAGTGAAGGTGAACATGGTGGATAAGGTCAGGTCAGCCCGTAGAGAATGACAGAGGTCTCAAGTGGCCTAAAGGAGGGGATTCAGTGTGTTGCTCTGGTGAACACACAGCAGTATGCAAGGTGAGTGAAAAGCGCTGCAGTATTGTTGCAATGGGAGGATAACAAACCATTTGgtggagatgatgatgatggcctATAGGTGTAGTAAATATTGGTCGATAACCATCTAAATGCCTAGTTGTACTATGTGCTGATGAAACTGTGCAGAATGACAATTCTCTCAGAAAGACAGAACTGTGTACTGGGTCAGTTAGCCTACAATACATCCTGTTTCACCTCATTGATCTACAAGTCCCAACAACTAATATCAATTTGTCAAGTTAATGCAATAAGTGGATGAACCAGATGATTCCCTTTCAGCCTGAACTACCTGGTTTCTCCACATGATGTCAGTAGTAGGCTGCAGTACGTTAGGAAGCAGGTACAAGGTAGCACAACCATCTGGGATGATCAAAAATGCTGTCAACTATTAGATGAAGATGTAAGCAATTCAGAAAAGACCACAAACCACAACTTGTATAAAAAAGTATTTATTGAAGTGAAAGGGAGGAAATGAAAAGTTTGTCTCATGGTAAGGAATTAGCTTTGATGACAGTGGGTTAAACATGTAAGGGGAACATGACTGAGGTAGGTCTATCTGACCAGGAACTGCCCTATGGTTTAACAAAAGAAAATGCAAAAGGTATTTTCTTTGCACATTGCCCAGCGGTGTCTTATATAGGTGGGGAACGAATATGGACTCCAAGAGCAATAACACATTTGGATTCAGTGAGTATTGGATTCagtgagtatttctgtgaatatAATTTGGTGAAAATGGAAATCGTGTACCAGATTCAATTAGCCTATTTTAGGGTACGGCTGCACAGATATTCAATATCTTACTACAGTTCATCGTTACAATTAATTAAGTGTAAATGTCTGCCATTATCAAAGAGTAATAGACAAAAAATAGATTTGGTCAGTATTTACAAATAACAGGTCATTTCCGAACTATCAAAGCTAGGGGTTAAGGAGAAGCATTGTGACAAAGGCAGACATTCTTTACTCTGCTTAAAAAGATGCCCTGTATACAGTCCAGTCTATGACCGTTTACACACCCGTTCCATGATGAAAACAGCACATACAACGACACACGGATGACACCACGAAACGCTTCATGTCCACTGAAAGAAAAAGACAGCGAATAAGAAAAGGGTATAGGAAACTGTCATACTTCAAATCCAGTAGTCGACTTTAAAATCTATTTCAGACATGCACTTCTAAAAAGGTTTTTTGGTAAGTTTGTCTCTTTAAATACATAAATCATCATCAGAAATCAGTTTCCACAGGAAGGTATCAATATCACTGAGAAAACAAAACCTTTACAAAGGTTAGAGAGAATAATATGGGGACTTTTAGGAAATGTTCTCTTCTGCCCTTCCAGTGGTTTGCAGGGGACAGATATGAGTCCAATACAAGGAATCAAAaaaggtacaaaaaaaaaaaataagaaaaaaataatCAAATGTCAACTTGTTTCCTTACAGCAACCCTTTACCCAGCTGGCCCATGACACTACCCATGCCTACTGCAATATATGACAACTGACAAATACAGGGGGGATACAAGGTTAAAACAGTCTGATCAGAACATAGCTTGGTGATGAGCACATCCTcagtcatcttcctcctcctctgcttcctcgtCTAGATCTCTTTTCCTCTTCAGACCTCGCTCCTCTTCTAGGAAAACAAGTCAATGGTCACGTTCAACAGGAAAGCATTCAGTTTGGTTTTTAAGTAGACATGTTATTTTTAAAAATCAGTCCCAATATCAAAGCTACACACGATACTGTGACCTTGTGCATTTGGTGACAGCAGTGAGATTCCACCACACTCACCTTCGTTATCCTCATCACTCTCCTTGCCGTccaactcctcctcttcctcctaagAGGAGACAAATGCAGATCAGAATCTCCCTTGTCATGTGCCCTGGgtcatattcaaataatgatgtcacagtgcAGTGGTTGAGATGCACCTTCTGGTTAGTAAAACATCAGTCTGCATCACTAAAGTCATAAGATCATTTTGTGTGGCCTTttattcatttaaaaaacaatGTAAATCATTGAACTTATCATGCAGCGTCGATCAAGATAAAAGTATCATTGCAGCCCCATCCTTAAAGTCTCACCTCTCCACTtaggtcctcctcttcctcttcttcaccTTCCTCATCGTCATCATCCTCCTCTTTTCTTGGTGGGGcatcttcatcctcatcctcttcctcctcctcgtctaCCTCTGCAGTTGAAAATAGAATTAGCCTATTAAGGTGATCAAAAAAATGCATAAGGGCCACTACAACGTTACAATAGTTATAATGCAACTCATTCACTGCAGCCACTTGGTATAATACCGTTGTTACAAAAGGAATCTTTGAACAGCAACATGAACATAATTACCATTAGAAAAACACAAAAGGTCATGTCAGAGCTCTATGGGTTCATATCCATCCGTCAAATCACAGCCCAATCAGAATATTATTTACCAACATTTTAAACAGTATGGATCTTAAATCATACCGTCACTGTCATCGTCATCATCCAGTCCCTCCACATAGGCCTCTGCGTCCGAATCGGGCGCCTCCTTGTCGTCTTTGTCATAGCCGTCCAGGTACGTCAACTGGGGGAGGAGCTTGAACACGTTGTCTCTGTAGTCGTTGAGGTTGGTCACCTCGCAGTTGAACAAGTCTAAGCTTTTGAGGGTCTCTAATTTTTTCTGTGAAAGGAGAGGTCTTGATGATGAAATATGAACATTTAGGCTTAGTTTGTTTTCTTTAATACTGACTACTCTAACTAGATTAAAATATACACTATGGAGGTTTAATTGCTAATTGTTTACCTCAAAGCTTTAAATATAAGTTATGGAGGTACATTTGATGAATGAGGTATTTTCTAGACAATGTTATGTCCATTTAGGGTTCCCTTTCAGACCCAAT
The window above is part of the Oncorhynchus keta strain PuntledgeMale-10-30-2019 unplaced genomic scaffold, Oket_V2 Un_contig_1202_pilon_pilon, whole genome shotgun sequence genome. Proteins encoded here:
- the anp32a gene encoding acidic leucine-rich nuclear phosphoprotein 32 family member A isoform X2 → MDMKKRIHLELRNRTPSDVKELVLDNCRSNEGKIEGLTDEFEELEFLSTINVGLTSVSNLPKLNKLKKLELSDNRISGGLDVLAEKCPNLTHLNLSGNKMKDLSTIEPLKKLETLKSLDLFNCEVTNLNDYRDNVFKLLPQLTYLDGYDKDDKEAPDSDAEAYVEGLDDDDDSDEVDEEEEEDEDEDAPPRKEEDDDDEEGEEEEEEDLSGEEEEEELDGKESDEDNEEERGLKRKRDLDEEAEEEEDD
- the anp32a gene encoding acidic leucine-rich nuclear phosphoprotein 32 family member A isoform X1, with product MDMKKRIHLELRNRTPSDVKELVLDNCRSNEGKIEGLTDEFEELEFLSTINVGLTSVSNLPKLNKLKKLELSDNRISGGLDVLAEKCPNLTHLNLSGNKMKDLSTIEPLKKLETLKSLDLFNCEVTNLNDYRDNVFKLLPQLTYLDGYDKDDKEAPDSDAEAYVEGLDDDDDSDEVDEEEEEDEDEDAPPRKEEDDDDEEGEEEEEEDLSGEEEEEELDGKESDEDNEEEERGLKRKRDLDEEAEEEEDD